The following nucleotide sequence is from Thermodesulfobacteriota bacterium.
TCAAATATGCCTGTGAATAGGGCCCACATTGCGATTAGGTAAAGGAGTATTAGGGCAGTGATCCCAGGTAAGAAGAAAATAACGACTCCAAACAACATACTTATGATTCCTTCAATTAAGAGCATCCACCACTCTTCCTTGTTCCCAAAAGCCGTGAAGATTATGACTATTCCGTCGGCAAAGAAATAAACACCTATGATAAATATCAGTAGCTCAAGTGTCTTTCCCGGCCATATAATCGCAGCCACACCAAAAATTACGGCGAGAATTCCCCTTAATAAAAACGCCCACCAGAATTCAGCAAGTAATCTCCTCATTGGTCAACCTCCTTTTAAATCATATCTTATGACGTCAGCGACGCGGCAAAATGACTGTATTGAATAGAATCATCATATTGAATTTAGTTAGATTATACTCCATATTTCATCATATATTTCAAGCGAAATTAATGGATTCTTAGTCTAATCTTTTGATTTTTTTATTTCAACATGTTGATCCAACAGTTTAACTATGAATTCAGCAAGAGCACTTCTTGCAGATGGGGAACTCCCTATCAAGTAACCAGCCATGACTGTTAAACCTATCGATAAAAGAGGGTTATCTTTGATTAACGTAACATTTTTCCCAAAATCTTTAAGACTGATATTTTCGATATTACCATCTTCTATCGCTCTTTTTTCTTTGCGCCTATTTAATAATCGTATGATCAAAAGTATTAAGATGGAAAAGATTATTGTAACGCTTCCGCTGACTAGAGCAGCAAGTGGAGGGCTCAGAATGGAATTAAATGATAAGTAAATTGCCCAGACAATAAACAAAAGCCCAATAAAGACGAATATGCAGGCTAAAGTTAAAATGGCCACGTTTGTTACTAACTTATTTAAAAAAGAAGAAAATTCTCTGGAGGATCTGTAGCCTATTATCTTAATCATTGTGGAGATTGTATTAATCAGCGCGTTCATGACTATTTTCGGTCAAATAGCTTGCCAAGAAATAGCCCTGCGATAAATGCGATCAATAGGCTCTTCAAGGGATTCTCCTGAATCTTTTTTTCAACACTCTCTACCTTTTTTTTGCCCAATTCTTG
It contains:
- a CDS encoding HdeD family acid-resistance protein, whose product is MRRLLAEFWWAFLLRGILAVIFGVAAIIWPGKTLELLIFIIGVYFFADGIVIIFTAFGNKEEWWMLLIEGIISMLFGVVIFFLPGITALILLYLIAMWALFTGIFELITIFRLPRGHSGFYSLVIMGVLSILLAILLIAFPGEGALAAIWLIGIYAILFGISTVIFGLKLRSWTEPFQVTEQQL